The Coccinella septempunctata chromosome 6, icCocSept1.1, whole genome shotgun sequence genome segment ATCACTGGCAACTTACATCTTTTGTTCCAATTACTTCCTCCCATGTCCAGGTCAAGATCTACGTTTCACAGttgagaaaatcagggaaattccacTTCCTCAACATCCCATACCATAGCGTCATCTAATTAAAGCCTTTATGTCGGTAATCATTACCACCGGGTCAACAATACTAGGATGTTGACGGAAATGCTTCATTAATCCGATGGCAATTTGAGGAAAACCTTGATTTTTAAACGCTCATTCTGTATCTTCGGAGCTCCAAAAGATCCCCGGGATCATACAAGCTCTCATTTGTTGGTTTACCCGGATAATTTGCTAAGATAATTGGGCATAATGATTCAGTTTCGAATCGTTAGTATATATAAAAAGAACGATGGTTTTCGATTCACAGCAAGAGTAAGAGACTTGAGAGTAGTTGTGTTATAGAGATGGTTATACAGAAGGTGAGTACCTGTTATCCTTTAAATACGTTTTCGTTTTGAACTCTTTGTTTAGCAAAACGTCTGATTGTTTTCTTAGCTCATAGCTGATAAATACGTTGTGTTTACTTGTGGTTATTCAGAATCTTATTTTGAaccgaaaattttgaaaataatgctGCATATTTACTTCATGAGATTTATGAGACCCTAATTCCAAATGAACTAAGCtccaaaatagaaatttttgatGCGGAAGCTAAGCAAGGAGTCAAGGAGCTTAAACTTTGTAAAACGTGATGCTATAAATGATATAAGGACCAATATGACATGCTATTTTGCGTGTTATTCTTGATTGAATCTCCACTAGTTCCCAAACTGAAATATCCAGAGCCAACAATAGTCCTTTGAGAACATCTATATAGTGTCCtaataaatatttcttattttgtactaaaattgaaggaaaataatCACATCCTATTTCAGGTAACCACTACCTTCTTGGTGACCCTTGTTGTCATATATTCCACGGAATGTCAAGAACTTGCTCAAGATCCCCCCCAAAAAAACCTGATGCTCAAGGCCCTCCAACCACCCCCCTTAACAGTACCCGATGAACTCAAAGACGTCTCTGGCGTAAGACAGAAAAGGTGCAATGGTGGAGGGTGTGGAGGTTGTGGAGGAGGTGGCGGATGCTACTCGAATCCAGCGCCCTCTAAGACCTACAACGTTCAAATCACGGTGAAGAAACAACAACAACCCCAGAGGATGGTATACCATCCTGCCCCATCATACCATCCTGCCCCATCCTATGCTGTTGTTCCAGTTGCTGTTGTGCCCGTCCAGAGTTACACCGTCGCCAGGCCAACTCAGTGCTGCGGAGGAGGTGGTGGAGGATACGGTGGTGGAGGAGGCTATGGTGGTGGAGGAGGCTATGGAGGTGGTGGAGGCTACGGAGGTGGTGGGGGCTACGGAGGTGGTGGAGGCTACGGAGGTGGTGGAGGAGGAAAGAAATGGAAAGGAAAATAAAGCTGGCACTGAGGTTTTTGTCTCAAGAAATTTGTCTTGCATTGAAATAAAAGGAGTAAAACTTGACAAAGAGTATTTTTATTCCCTAGATTACTTTAAATCGATTAGAGGACACTGAAATAGTTACTCTTTTCGATATAATTCATTCTTGTGTATAATTAACAGGGTTAGTAATAGCAGTTTCCTCTGGAACCAGGAGCTTAGCAGGAATATTTAACACTTCCCCATAGATGTTATCGCAGTCTGGCCTATGATGGTTTGAATTTCCTCAGTCTTTTAGGTTGGAGCCCCTCCCATGTTGGAATAAAAAGAAATTGACTCATTCTCTTCAGTTTCTTGATGACTGTAGATCATTTTAACTTAATAAATCAGTCTGTTCGTTTTTGATCCACGTGCAAATGTTGCAAATAATGATTTTACTGTGAAAAAGATAGAGATTTAAGTTCTGATCTGATTGGAACCTTCGAAGGATATGAAACTGATCTAGCGTATTGGCAGTCGCCCAAGACGAGGTCTGGCTTCTGAATCAGCCAGTTGTGCATCGTTGCGTGGCACCTTGTTTTGCTTCAGTTAAGCCTCATATCCCTGAACGTTTTTCGTGAAGAATTCACCTAATCTTCAACTGCCAACAAACCCTAACAAAGCGCCACCTCGCCCACCTCCTAATTACACAATTCTAGAAAACTCGCCAGTTAAAAGATTTCAATGGTGTAATAAAGAGTCGGTTAGATAATCATGCGTCTGACACTTATCGTAAACGGTTGACAGGTATAGCCCGTAAAATCGAGTATTAGCACGTTGGGTCGATGAAAGAGATCGATCTATTTAGATATGAGCTTTGTTTCAGGCGGAACCTGGCTTGATTCGACCAACCGGTTTGGTGTGGGAGAAAGTGTCTTGAAATAGTTACGTCTGTCCTAATCGCAATCCACGATCTTAAACGAATGCGTAATTGATTGAATTCGAAATTAGGTTTTTGTGAACTCCGGGTGATTTCGTATGGATGTTTTGGTTTTAGAGGTTTTGATCGGATTTTTTCGTTGATGATATCTCGTTCGTAGGTAATGAATGGGACCAGAGAACTCTTTCGAAATGCCGTCATCATTGACGTGTTCATTCAAAGAATCATAGACGTGTCTACAAGGGGTCTCAGACATTATTTCGATTCTCTAACTCTGTGAGTTTTCAGTTTATCGAATGATAAATTTTTGATTTACCGACTTCATTCCAAGATACTCTCACTGTATAtaaatactagctgacccggcaaacgttgttttgccatataaataatttccatgttgtatgataaaaaaatagaaattaaaaattttgtctaaaaaataaaaaaaaaatttaggggtggactacccctaacatttagggggatgaaaaattgatgttggccgattctcatagatagctgacccggcaaacgttgttttgccatataaataatttccttatgattaaattactaaaatggctattaaaaaataagggttgatcgtagaagggtgaaaattgaggattgtatgtatttttgtatgttgtatcatagaaaaattgaaattaaaaattttgtctaaaaaatacaaaaaaaaatttaggggtggactacccctaacatttagggggatgaaaaatagatgttggccaattctcatagatagctgacccggcaaacgttgttttgccatataaataatttcctaatgattaaattactaaaatggctattaaaaaataagggttgatcgtagaagggtgaaaattgaggattgtatgtatttttgtatgttgtatcataaaaaaatagaaattaaaaattttgtctaaaaaatacaaaaaacaatttaggggtggactacccctaacatttaggggaatgaaaaatagatgttggccgattctcatagataccggataagcacaaaaaatttcatcaaaatcggtcaagccgtttcggaggagtacggtaacgaaaactatgacacgagaattttatatattagagaTGCTGCTGCGACGTTTCGTTGCAAATTTGGAGtaattccttgaaaatgaggTTTAATAATCATTCGAAGTTAATTAACGTTATTATATGTTGATTTTAATGTTTCCTCAATTTTATATCTCTGAATTTTTTATCATCACGATTAGGTACATGCCATTATTTTCTGAGCATTATGCTAGTGGCTACAGAGAAGTAAGATACAGATAAATACGACAAGGAGTGAAAATCGACAATCTTATTCCAAGACTTATGATCCGAATACAATTTCTACCATTCAGGTTAGTTTATCCTCACAGTTAACCCACTGCATCTTCGTTAGAGTTCTTGTCACATCAAATCATCGGTTTTTTTCAACGTCATACCTCTATATAGCCATTATTCGTCGAAAATCAACATTTAACGATACTCAACGTCTGTCGTATCTACCGGCTCTACCAGTCGTGATCTAAAACGCCAGTTTCTTACATTTCCAGCGAGAGAATCTCAGTCACGAGCAAAAGTCACGTTTCTTGTTGAGTAGCGTTCGATGAACGTGTGACTGAGCGATCTGAAATTGAGAGTGATATTTCGTCGACTCAAAATAGATCAATCCTCTGTCTCCAGCGTCTGATTGGCACGGACTACATGGAGGCGACAGCCATTGTTATCTGGCTGTTGGAAGATCGTTAAACGGACAAACTGAGAGATTTGAATAGTTCGAGGAATGTCAGAAAAGCATCTTGACTATTGGGGTAAAAAGCAAGGTTTTTGCTCATTCAAAACACAATTTCTCTTGTAGCTTTGAACTATCATGGTCCCATGAAGTTTCAGAGTGCTCCAGTACGTTTAACTCTCCACTTACAGATGACACACTTTGGGACCTTACCAAAATGTAAAAACTCTTTTGTGTATCAACAGTTTTCTCCATTTTCTTGTCACTCAATAAGCAGTGACTTGAAACAACTCATTTTTTGTAGTGGATGTGGTGGAATGTGGATTTAAAGTGTAAAGAACGCAACAGACAGATGTTTAGCGAAAAATTCGTTGCGGCAAGATTCACCAGTCGAGTCCTTGGCCCCTCTTTGGAGCCTGATTAACGAACTCCGAATATCCAGTTTTACCGTAATATGAGCTTTATATATCATCAGCTTAAACTGTCACTTATTCACGAAGTGTATTATTACACCTGACAAGAACGTCTTTACAATTTGTCTTTTAATCACTTCAGTACCCTCCGGACTGCGCGAGACATTTTTTATCCGGTGATTTGTTATCTCCTGtacaaataaaatttgaatattttacaaTCCGGTGGCGTTTACACGTTGGAAGTGTTTTCTTTTCAGTTCGACAGATGAAATACTGGCATGGACCTTCCGGTGGTTTCCTATTTGGGACGAAACGCTGTCGGCTATAAAAATGGACGTAATCGACATGTGGACTACCAAGTGCCTCGAAATATTCGTTTTTAATGATAGGCATTGCTGATGCAGTCTGCTTTAGATGGGTCCACATACAAATGCGCCTTGTTTGACGGTTGGATTCCTCAGAATGCCTTTACGAGGCCTACGCCATGAATTTATATTGGAGTTTTGTTATTCACAGCTAGCCTGAAGAATGCTATTAGTTGCTTCAAGTGCTATATTAGTTTAGGTATGCGAGTACGATCAAGAATTTTGAATAGCGAATAAATCGAGCTGTTTCTTTACCGGCAGTCATTTCAAGCCGTCTAAGTGTACAACTTTTAGCTCCAGTTCAGAATGTGGAAAGCTAATTCAAGATACCAATTGATATAACCTGATAAGACTATATTCAAGAAGTCAAATATTTGTCCCTGTATGCACAGATCACCTAGGTGAAAGATATCCAAATGCTTGTTTATTGTCGTCTGCAACTAACCATTGCTATTCTAGTAGCAGAGGAGGGTTTAATCGGGGATTAAACAATCAACAGAACCTCCAAAATAGATCCAGCATGAGCCCAGTAACATTTAACCACCCAAAAATTCCCCGTATCATGATTAAAACAGACGTTTGTGGCCTATTCCAACCATGAGAATAGAAGAAGGATCATGCATGAAACTCATAAACACATTAATTAGCAATCATCACTCGCAGACAACTGTCAACGTTTCCTTGCATTCCCTAACGTAATTGTCCCATAATTATGTCACTTGGAACGTTAATCATTCCTTATATCGTTACTTAAAACCTCCTCCTATTTGGTCGCTAATAAAATTCCCATATGTTAACGAGACGGAGGTACCGTAGTTTTGTCACTTGCTCATAAACGTAAAGGACGATAGGGGGGCCGCTAGTATACTGCGAAGAAGGTCCAGTGGCGTTCGTCAGCTGACGAATCTATCTTATCTCGATGACAATGAATGACACTGTCCTAATTATTGGAAGAACAGAAATTTCAGGATAAATTTGAGTAGACTAATGAACTAAGTAGGAGTGAATGAAAGGTAACACACAAAACTTATATCAGAATTCac includes the following:
- the LOC123316032 gene encoding protein no-on-transient A-like → MVIQKVTTTFLVTLVVIYSTECQELAQDPPQKNLMLKALQPPPLTVPDELKDVSGVRQKRCNGGGCGGCGGGGGCYSNPAPSKTYNVQITVKKQQQPQRMVYHPAPSYHPAPSYAVVPVAVVPVQSYTVARPTQCCGGGGGGYGGGGGYGGGGGYGGGGGYGGGGGYGGGGGYGGGGGGKKWKGK